The Epinephelus lanceolatus isolate andai-2023 chromosome 1, ASM4190304v1, whole genome shotgun sequence genome has a window encoding:
- the aldh1l1 gene encoding cytosolic 10-formyltetrahydrofolate dehydrogenase encodes MKIAVIGQSLFGQEVYKELRKDGHTIVGVFTIPDKDGKADPLATEAEKDGVVVFKFPRWRVKGQAIPEVVAQYKATGAELNVLPFCSQFIPMEVIDHPKHGSIIYHPSLLPRHRGASAINWTLIHGDQKGGFTVFWADDGLDTGPILLQRECDVEPNDTVNTIYKRFLFPEGVKGTVDAVRLIAEGKAPRITQPEEGATYECIQKKDNAKIDWNQSAEALHNWIRGNDKVPGAWAEVDGQKVTFYGSSLVDNGTSANGQPLEIIGASRPGIVTKAGLVLFGNDNKALLVKNLQFEDGKMIAAAQYFRSGGSAAVELTEEEKTFAEQMRAVWQSILTNVSQIQDSTDFFKCGAASMDVVRLVEEVKLRASNCQLQNEDVYMNCTFQDFIQMCVRKLRGEDDEEELVIDYVEKNINNMTIKMPHQLFINGEFVDAEGGKTYKTINPTDGMAICDVSLAQISDVNKAVAAAKEAFEEGEWGKMNPRDRGRLIYRLADLMEEHQEELATIEAIDSGAVYTLALKTHVGMSIQTFRYFAGWCDKIQGSTIPINQARPNRNLTFTKKEPIGVCAIVIPWNYPLMMLAWKTAACLAAGNTVVLKPAQVTPLTALKFAELAARAGLPKGVINILPGSGALVGQRLSDHPDVRKLGFTGSTEIGKHIMKSCAVSNVKKVSLELGGKSPLIIFSDCDMDKAVRMGMSSVFFNKGENCIAAGRLFVEDTIHDQFLKKVVEEVKKMKIGDPLDRSTDHGPQNHKAHLDKLVEYCQTGIKEGATLVCGGKQVQRPGFFFEPTVFTDVQDHMYIAIEESFGPVMIVSKFKSGEVDDVLRRANATEYGLSSGVFTRDISKALYVSEKLNAGTVFVNTYNKTDVASPFGGFKQSGFGKDLGQEALNEYLKTKAVTIEY; translated from the exons ATGAAGATTGCAGTGATCGGTCAGAGTCTGTTTGGCCAGGAGGTTTACAAAGAGCTGAGGAAGGATGGCCACACCATCGTAGGAGTCTTCACCATCCCTGACAAGGATGGCAAGGCTGACCCACTGG CAACTGAGGCAGAGAAGGATGGTGTTGTTGTCTTCAAGTTCCCCCGCTGGCGTGTGAAGGGCCAGGCGATTCCAGAGGTGGTGGCTCAGTATAAGGCCACTGGTGCCGAGCTCAATGTCCTGCCCTTCTGCTCCCAGTTCATCCCCATGGAGGTCATCGACCATCCCAAACACGGCTCCATCATCTACCACCCCTCCCTGCTGCCTCGCCACAGGGGAGCCTCAGCTATCAACTG GACCCTGATCCATGGGGACCAAAAAGGCGGGTTCACAGTGTTCTGGGCTGATGATGGACTGGACACCGGACCCATTCTGCTGCAGAGGGAGTGTGATGTTGAACCCAACGACACTGTCAACACTATCTACAAGAGGTTTCTCTTCCCAGAGGGAGTCAAAGGCACT GTGGATGCTGTGAGGCTGATTGCAGAAGGGAAGGCCCCGAGAATCACCCAGCCAGAGGAGGGAGCCACATATGAGTGCATTCAGAAGAAAGACAATGCCAAG ATTGACTGGAACCAGTCTGCTGAGGCTCTCCACAACTGGATCAGAGGAAATGACAAAGTGCCTGGAGCCTGGGCTGAGGTTGATGGACAG AAAGTGACTTTTTATGGCTCATCTCTGGTGGATAATGGCACCTCAGCTAACGGTCAGCCCCTGGAGATCATTGGAGCCAGCCGCCCCGGTATCGTCACAAAGGCAGGCCTGGTGCTGTTTGGCAATGACAACAAGGCC cTGTTGGTAAAGAATCTTCAGTTTGAGGATGGGAAGATGATTGCTGCAGCACAGTATTTCCGCTCAGGGGGCAGTGCAGCTGTGGAGCTCACCGAGGAGGAGAAAACCTTTGCTGAACAGATGAGG GCAGTGTGGCAGAGTATTCTGACTAATGTCAGTCAGATCCAAGACTCCACAGATTTCTTTAAGTGCGGTGCTGCTTCCATGGATGTAGTCAG GctggtggaggaggtgaagcTTCGGGCCAGTAACTGCCAGCTGCAAAACGAGGACGTGTACATGAACTGCACTTTCCAGGATTTTATCCAGATGTGTGTCAGGAAGCTCCGAGGGGAGGACGATGAAGAGGAACTGGTCATTGACTAT GTGGAgaagaacatcaacaacatgaCCATAAAGATGCCTCATCAGCTGTTCATTAATGGAGAGTTTGTTGATGCAGAGGGAGGAAAGACCTACAAGACAATAAACCCCACTGACGGCATG GCCATCTGTGACGTGTCTCTAGCCCAGATAAGTGATGTGAACAAGGCAGTGGCTGCTGCTAAGGAGGCCTTTGAAGAGGGAGAGTGGGGCAAGATGAACCCACGAGACCGAGGCAGACTCATCTACCG ACTGGCTGACCTGATGGAGGAGCATCAGGAGGAGCTGGCCACTATCGAAGCAATCGACTCCGGAGCTGTTTACACTCTGGCCCTGAAGACTCATGTGGGCATGTCCATCCAGACCTTCCGCTACTTTGCCGGCTGGTGTGATAAGATCCAA GGCAGCACCATTCCCATTAACCAGGCCAGACCCAATCGCAACCTCACCTTCACCAAGAAGGAACCAATAGG AGTGTGTGCCATCGTGATTCCCTGGAACTACCCTCTGATGATGCTGGCTTGGAAGACAGCAGCCTGCCTGGCAGCCGGAAACACAGTTGTCCTCAAACCTGCTCAG GTGACTCCACTGACAGCACTTAAGTTTGCTGAGTTGGCAGCAAGGGCAGGACTGCCCAAAGGAGTGATTAATATCCTGCCTGGATCAG GTGCTCTAGTGGGTCAACGCCTGTCCGACCATCCTGACGTCCGTAAACTGGGCTTCACAGGCTCCACTGAAATTGGTAAACACATCATGAAGAG CTGTGCAGTCAGCAACGTGAAGAAAGTCTCTCTGGAGCTCGGAGGAAAATCCCCTCTCATCATTTTCAGTGACTGTGACATGGACAAGGCTGTGCGCATG GGCATGAGCTCAGTGTTCTTCAACAAGGGAGAGAACTGCATCGCAGCTGGCAGACTGTTTGTGGAAGACACTATTCATGACCAGTTTCTGAAGAAAGTG GTTGAGGAAGTCAAGAAGATGAAGATCGGTGATCCACTGGACCGCTCCACAGACCATGGCCCTCAAAACCACAAAGCCCACCTGGACAAACTGGTGGAGTACTGTCAGACCGGCATCAAGGAGGGAGCCACTCTGGTGTGTGGTGGCAAACAGGTGCAGCGGCCAG GTTTTTTCTTCGAGCCCACAGTGTTCACTGATGTGCAAGACCACATGTACATCGCTATAGAGGAGTCATTCGGCCCTGTCATGATTGTTTCCAAGTTCAAGAGCGG TGAGGTGGACGATGTCCTGAGAAGGGCCAACGCCACAGAGTACGGCCTGTCATCAGGTGTTTTCACACGGGACATCAGCAAGGCTCTGTACGTCAGTGAGAAGCTCAACGCCGGCACAGTTTTTGTCAACACCTACAACAAGACCGATGTGGCCTCGCCGTTTGGAGGCTTCAAACAGTCTGGCTTTGGCAAAGATCTGG GACAAGAGGCTCTCAATGAATACCTGAAGACAAAGGCAGTGACCATCGAGTATTAA